The Chthonomonadales bacterium genome contains the following window.
CGACGTTCGCGTTGTTGTGCTCGCGAGACAGGCGCGCGGACACGGTCTCCGATACGGCAGCGGCGCGCACGCCCGGCACCTTGTTGGCGGCGATCGCCATGCCGACGCCCGTGCCACACACGAGCACGCCCCGCTCCGCCTCGGCGGCGGCGACGGCACGGCCTACGGCGGCGGCATAGTCCGGGTAGTCGCTGGGCTCGGCGCTCGTTGCGCCAAGGTCGTGCACCTCGTACCCATCCGCCAGCAGGAGGTCGCGAAGGCGGTTCTTCACGTGGAATCCCGCGTGGTCCGAGCCGATCGCTACGATCATGGTGTGGCCCCCCATCTAGCGCCTATTCTACACCACCCGGAGCGCCGTTGGCTAGTCCGTACCCGGCATGTCCGGTGCGCCTGGCGCGCGCCGCGCGGCCCATTCCGAGAAGGGGCCGGGATAGTCCTCCAGCCGGCCACCGCCCACCACGAGCGTGCGCGAGGTGAGCCGATCGAGGAGATAGCGATCGTGCGACACGACAACGAGGGTGCCCGGGTGAGCGTCCAGCGCATCCTCGAGCCGCTCGCGCGTGTGCAGGTCGAGGCGATCGGTCGGTTCGTCCAGCACGAGCAGGTTGGCGCCGGAGACGACGGCGCCGGCGATGGCGGCGCGCACACGCTCGCCGCCCGATAGGTCGCCGATCCGCTTGAACACGTCCTGGTCGCGAAACAGAAAGCACGCCAGCAGCGTGCGGGCCTCCGTGGCGGAGAGCGCCCCCATGGCCTGCACGGCGTCGAGCACGGTGCCGGCGTCGTCCAGCGCGGACTGCTCCTGGTCGAGGAGGAAAGGCTCGATGCCCTCCCCCGCCCGCGCCACGCCCTCGCACGGCGCCTCCTGGCCGAGAAGCAAACGAAGGAGCGTGCTCTTGCCCGCGCCGTTCGGCCCGATGACCCCGATGCGCTCCCCGCGGCCCACCGAAAGGTCGACGCCGCGGAAGAGCCAGCGTTCGCCGTAGGCGTGACCCAGACCGCGCGCCTCCAGGACGATCTGGCCGCCACGCTTCCTGGGGGCGAAGGCCGCGCTGAGGCTGTGCGCGCCGAGAGCCACCTCGACGGGCATGAGGCGCTCAGCGCGGCTCTCCGCGCCCCGGGCCCGGCGCGCCATCTTGGCGGCGATCCGCCCGCGCTGGTCGCGGCCGCGCTTTGGCCCGTCCTGAGCTCGGGCGGCCCATGCGCGCTGGCGTGACGCGAACTCGCGCAGCGCGCGCACCTGCCGGTCGCGCAGCACGGCGTCCTCACGGCGGCGGACGAGGGCCTGCTCGCGGGCCTCGCGGTAGGCCGTGTAGCCGCCCGCGTACTCCGTCAGCCCCCCGTCATCGAGCTCCAGGATGCGCCGCACGGTCGCGTCCAGGAAGCGGCGATCGTGAGAGGCAACGAGGAAGGTGCCGCGCCGGCCGCGCAGGTGCTCCTCGAGCCACGCGATGCCGGCCACGTCCAGGTGGCTGGTCGGCTCGTCCAGCAGCAGCAGGTCGTGGCGGCCGAGCAGCAGCGCGGCCAGCAGCATGCGCGTCTTCTCGCCGCCGGAGAGGGCGGCCGCCGGCTGATCGAGCTGGGTGGCGCCCAGCCCGAGCCCGCGGAGCGCCCGCCGCGCCTCCCACGCTTGCGCTCCGGACGCCGCCGCCACGTGCTCCGCCGCGGTCTCGTTGCGATCACAGACGGCAACCTGCGGAAGGTAGCCTACCGAGACGCCGCGCGCCACCGCGATCGCGCCGGCGCGGTCGGGCGCCTCGACGCCGGCCAGGACGCGCAGCAGCGTCGTCTTGCCGCAGCCATTGCGGCCCACCAGTCCCACGCGATCGCCGTCGCCGATCGCCAGCCCGACCCGATCCAGGATCGCCCGGGCGCCGTAGCGCTTCTCGATCCCACGTACGATGAGCATCATCCGCTCCCTTGCTCGTCTCGCGCCTGCGCGGCGCGCGCGCCAACATGTACCAGACCAGGGCGAGGGGCGGAGGACGCACGCGAGACCGGGCTGCGCGACGGCGCCGGCGGCGCGGAATCGCGCCGGCAACTGGCAAGAGGGCTACCCGGGAGACGCGAACGCGCCCGCGCTCCGGCCGACGCCGGGCACGCCTGGCGGTTCGTGATGTCTCAGCGAGCGAGTATCATGGATGCTCCAGGGCGCGAGCGGGGCGCCCCATGAGAGGGGTTGCGCCCCATTATCCCCCGGCCCGGCGATCCTGTCAAGCCGCGCTGTCCGCCGGAAGGCTGACCAGCGGCCAACCTGGCCCAAGCGCGCGACGACGCAGCGGCCCGTCGCGACGTATGTAGAGTGGTGGAGGCCCGGCGCAGGCATGGTCGCCATCGCCGCCGATGCGACGCTTCGTTGACACCCCACATGCGCGATGGTATGATGGTATAATGCCGTGACCCGGTGTCTACGGCCGGGTTCGTTTGCTTGCGGCACGGAGGAACTGGAGTGACTCGATCCCTCAGATACACGATCCTTTGCCTGTGGCTCGGCCTGGTCGTCTGCGCATCGTTCGCGGGGGGCCGCCACATCCGCAGGATCGCGGACGCGACGATCGTCTCCCCCTCGCGCTTCACCGCGCTGCCCGCCGCGGCGATCGGGGCGAGCGACTACCGCCCTAGCGCCGACGACGACTCCGCGATCGACCCCTCCGAGACCTTCCGCGACGTGCTGCGTTACGTGCGGACCGAATACGTCGATCGCGTTACGGATGACGGCAAACTGAGCGCCGGCGCCGTCAAGACGATGCTGATGTCGCTGGATGACCCGAGGACGCGGTTCCTCGACCCGTCGCAGCGCGAGCGTCTGGAGGCCCAGGTGAACGGCAAGTTCACGGGCATCGGCGCCGTGCTGACGGTGGTCAAGAGGAAGCGCAACGCGATCGAGCAGCGCCGCCTGGCCGTGGTGGCACCGGTTCCCGGCGGGCCCGCCGACAAGGCCGGGCTGCGCGCCGGCGACGTGATCACGGAGATCGGCGGCCGCTGGGTGATCGCCTACGACCCCCGCCTTGACCTCGACCAGCTTCGCGTACGCGATATGGATGAGCAGTCCTACCGCAACGCGTTCAAGCAGGCCACCCAGAGGCTGACGGACGGCGTGACGCTGCCCAAGGCGCTCGATACGCTCGCCACCAACGCCGAGAAGCCGCTCGAGATCACGGTGGAGCGGGCGGGCTCCGAGAAGCCGCTCAAGCTCACGGTGTTGCCCGCCGGCGTCGAGGTCGTGCCGGTGGAGTACCGCACGCTGCCACGGGGCGGCGCTTACCTGCGCGTGACGCAGTTTGGCGACCGGGCGACCAGGGAGTTCACGCAGGCGCTCTCCGGCGGCTCGCCTCGCGCGCTCGTGGTGGACCTGCGCGACAACGTGGGCGGTCCCGTGACGGGCGCGCGCGCCGGCGTCTACGGCAGCGCCCTGCAGCTCCTCTCGCGTCTGACACCGGGCGGATCGGTCGGCGCCGTGGTGCGCAAGGGCGACCGGAAGCAGGCGGTAACGGTCGAGACCGAGGGCGCAAGGCATCCGAAGCTCGCGGTCCTGGTCAACAGCGGCACGGCGAACATCGCCGAGTGGGTCGCCGCCGCCCTGCGTGACCGTGGCGGCGCCGTCATCGTGGGAGCCCGCACGTTTGGCGACGCCACGCTCCAGAAGCTCGTGCCCCTGGGAGGCGGCAGCGCGATGACGCTGACCACGGGGAAGCTCCTGACGGCGCGTGGCGTGGACTTCGCCGGTACCGGCATCAAGCCCGACCGCGCGGTCGCCACGGGCGGCCCACGCGCTGACGACCCCGTGGTGACGCAAGCGCTCGGTTGGCTGGCCAGGGCCTGAGGGAGGACGACGCACGTGATGACCAAGCGGAGCCTGATGTTCCCCGCCGTGTTCGCCCTGGTGGCCGTGCCCGCGATCCTGGGATTCGCGGGCGTGGACGATCGCGCCCACGACCTCGATCGGATCGGTCGGCGGGGGCAGCGCGCCGTCATGGCCCTGTTCGGCCTGCGGCGCGCCAGCGCCCAGGAGGACGCGGGCCCCTACGCCGCATACCGCGAGGCCCTCGCGGTGCTGAAGCGCGACTACTACCCGACCGCGATCGGCGAGAAGAAGACGCGCGACCTGACCTACGCCGCCATCGAGGGCATGCTGAACAGCCTCAACGACCCGTTCACCAGCTTCCTCGATCCCGATGAATGGCTGCAGATGCAGCAGAACACGCAGGGTTCCTTCGAGGGCATCGGCGCCGTGCTTGAGCCGATCGTGCGGGACGTGCGCGTGGTGCGCCCGATCCCGGACAGCCCGGCGTTCCGCGCTGGCCTCCGGTCCGGCGACATCATCCTGAGCGTCGGCACACACAACACCACGACCGGTGCGCTGATCAAGACCACACCGACGCTCGGCAAGAGGATCGACGAGGTGGTGAAGCTGATCAAGGGCCCCCGGGGCACCAAGGTCACCATCACCGTGATGCGCAAGGGGGTCAACAAGCCGCTGAGCTTCGTGCTCACCCGAGCGCACATCGAGCCGCCCACGGTGCGCTACTGGATGGAGGACACGACCAACCACATCGGCCACATCGTGCTGAGCGAGTTCAACGAGAAGAGCGATCAGCAGTTCGACAGCGCGGTCAACAACCTGCTGCGCCAGGGCATGAAGGCGCTGGTCTTCGACCTGCGCTACAACCCGGGCGGTCTGCTCAACGTCGCCGTCGACATTGGCAGCCGGTTCGTCGATCGCGGCGCGGTCGTCATCGTGCAGGAGAAGAACGGGCAGCAGCACAAACTGATGGCCCGCTCCAGCCAGCGGCGCCTGAAGGGCATCCCGCTCGTCGTGCTTGTGAATGAGAACAGCGCCAGCGCCTCCGAAATCGTGGCCGGCGCCATCAAGGACCACGGCCTGGGCACCCTGGTCGGCGAACACACCTTCGGCAAGGGGTTGGTCCAGACGCTCTTCCCCCTGGGCGATCGATCCGCCCTGCGGCTGACGACGGCCAAGTACTTTACGCCGAGCGGCCGCGACATCAACAACCGCTACGATGACGAGCACCGCACGATCTTCGGCACCGGCGGCATCAAGCCAGACATGGTGGTGGAGCAATCGAAGGACTGGGTGGAGCAGGACTTCGACGACAAGGCGCATGACGTCCAGCTCAAGGCGGCGCTCGATCTTTTGCGCTCACGCTTGGCCTCGGCGCAGGCGCGCGCGGCGCGCTGACGCCGCGCCGGCGGCGGCGTGCGCGGTGCGGGGGGCGGCGGCCAGCCGTCCCCCGTTTGCCTGTGCGGCGGCAGGAAGCCGGGCCGGCCGCTGCGAATGGAGAGCGCAGCACCATCACCCATTCGTGCGAGGAGAGCCCATGAGTGCCAACACACGCCTGGCGTTCGTCGGCAGCGGCGGTATGGCGAGCGCCCATCTGAAGGCCATCGCGCCCATAGCCGAAGTCGATATCGTGGCGTTCTGCGACCCGGCCGCCGACAAGACGGAGGCGCGCATCGCCGAGCTCCGGAGCCTGCGCCCGGACGCCGACCCGGGGCGCTTCACTGACGTGGACGAGATGCTCGCCACCACCGATCCCGACGCCGTCTACCTCCTCCTCCCGCCGTTCGCCCACGGTCGCGCCGAGCGCGCGTGCCTGGAGCTCGGCATCCCGTTCTTCGTCGAGAAACCGATCAGCAAGGACCTGGGCTTCTCACGAGAGGTCGCCGCCGAGGTCGAGCGGCTCGGCCTCATCACCAGCGCCGGCTACATGAACCGCTACCGCGCCGGCATCCAGGCAGCGCGAGGGATCCTCGAGTCGGACCCGGCCGTGCTCGCTTATGGTGGGTGGATCGGCGGTTCGCCGAACCCCAAACCCGGCGACACGAGCATCGGCTCCTGGTGGGTGCAGATGGACAAGAGCGGCGGGCAAATCGTGGAGCAGTGCACGCACACCTTCGACGTGCTACGCTATCTCTGCGGCGAGGCGGTCGAGGTGTTCGCCTACGGCGCGCGCGGCTTCAACGTGGGTCTCTACAACTACAGCATCGACGACGCCAGCACCGTAACGCTGAAGATGGCCTCGGGGGCCGTGGCGAACCTGATGTCCTCGTGCGCGGCCAACGGCGGCGGAGGGGGCGTCACCCTCAACGTCTACGCTCACGACACCACGTTCCTGTTCACGGGCTGGGAACACTCGGTGAAGATCCTTCGCCACGGCCACGACCCGGAGGAGATCGCCGGCGAGCCCGACATCTTCCAGGTGGAGGACCAGGCGTTCATAGACGCGGTGCGCTCGGGCGACGGCTCGGTGATCCGCTCGACCTACCCCGACGCCACGCGAACGCTCGAGTTGACTCTGGCGGCCAACGAGTCGATCCGCACTGGCGCGCCGGTGGCGGTCGGCCCGGCGGCCTGAGCACGGCCTCGCGGCCCGGCGACGCGATGGGCGGCTCCAGCGGCCGCCCATCCGTCTCCGGCGCTGAGGTATGCTGATCAGCGGCGCGGCCCCGGCGGGCCGATGCTCCGGCGCCTCCCGCGCACACTCCTCGCCCGCGCCGCCGCGGGCCTACTGGACAGCACGTCATGCCGTCGAAAGTCGCCCTCATCGGCCTGGATTGCGCCACCCCCGAGCTCGTCTTCGACCGGTTCCTCCCCGACCTCCCCAACCTCCGCCGCCTCGTCTCCTCGGGCGTGCATGGCCCGCTGGAGAGCACGATCCCGCCGATCACGGTGCCCGCGTGGATGTGCATGATGACCGGGCGCGACCCCGGCACGCTCGGCATTTACGGCTTTCGCAACCGCAAGGACCACAGCTACAACGGCCTGACGATCGCCTCAAGCCGCATGGTGCGCGAGGACGCCGTCTGGGACGCGCTCGCGCGCCGCGGTCTGCGCAGCATCATGGTCGGCATACCGCTCACCTACCCACCGCGGCCCGTCAACGGACTGATGGTGTCCGGATTCCCCATGCCGGGGCCGGATGCGGAGTACACCTATCCGCCAGGGCTTCGGGCCGAGATCCGCGAACGCTTCGGCGAGTACATCGCCGACGTCCGGCAGTTTCGGACGGACGACAAGGCCCGTCTGCTCGACGACATCCATGCCATGACGCGCCAGCGATTCGCCCTGGCCCGGCACCTCGTCACCACGCACCCGTGGGACTTCCTCGCGATGGTCGAGATGGGCCCGGACCGGATGCACCACGGCTTCTGGCGCTACTGGGACCGCGACCATCCGCTGCACGAGCCCGGCAACCCGCTCGAGAGCGCGCTGCATGACTACTATGTGGCGCTCGACGCCGAGATCGGGCGCACCCTGGAGGTGCTGCCCCCGGATACGCTGGTGCTCGTTGTGTCCGACCACGGCGCGAAGCGAATGGACGGCGGCGTCTGCCTCAACGAGTGGCTCCTGCGAGAGGGTTACCTTGCCCTGCGCGAGCCCGTGAGCAAGCTGACGCCCTTCTCCCCCGACCTGGTGGACTGGGAGCGGACGCGCGCGTGGGGTGACGGCGGCTATTACGGCCGGGTGTTCCTCAACGTGGCGGGCCGCGAGCCTCGGGGCATGGTGCCGGCGAAGGGCTACGAAGCGCTGCGCGACGAGCTCACCCGGCGGCTGGAGGCGCTCCCCGGCCCCGACGGGCAGGCGATCGGAACGCGCGTGTTCCGGCCGGAGCATGTCTACCGCGCGGTGACGAACGTGGCCCCCGACCTGATCGCCTACTTCGGCGACCTGCACTGGCGGTCGGTGGGCAGCCTGGGCCACGCGAGCGTGTGGACGCCCGACAACGACACGGGCCCGGACGACGCCAACCACGCCCAGCAGGGCATCGCCGTGCTCTGGGAGGGCGGCGGCGCCGGCGGCGGGACGCGCCGCGAGGGCATGAGCATCTACGACGTGGCGCCCACGATCCTGCGTGCCTTCGGCATCGAGCCGCCGCCCGGCATGGGGCGCAATGCCCTCGCCAGCGAGGCCGGCCCAGCCGGCTACACGGACGAGGAGGAGGCCGAGATCGCCCGCCGGCTC
Protein-coding sequences here:
- the rpiB gene encoding ribose 5-phosphate isomerase B, which codes for MIVAIGSDHAGFHVKNRLRDLLLADGYEVHDLGATSAEPSDYPDYAAAVGRAVAAAEAERGVLVCGTGVGMAIAANKVPGVRAAAVSETVSARLSREHNNANVVCIGERIVGPEVADDIVRVFLRTAFSHGERHARRVGKIGALETACGS
- a CDS encoding ABC-F family ATP-binding cassette domain-containing protein, which encodes MLIVRGIEKRYGARAILDRVGLAIGDGDRVGLVGRNGCGKTTLLRVLAGVEAPDRAGAIAVARGVSVGYLPQVAVCDRNETAAEHVAAASGAQAWEARRALRGLGLGATQLDQPAAALSGGEKTRMLLAALLLGRHDLLLLDEPTSHLDVAGIAWLEEHLRGRRGTFLVASHDRRFLDATVRRILELDDGGLTEYAGGYTAYREAREQALVRRREDAVLRDRQVRALREFASRQRAWAARAQDGPKRGRDQRGRIAAKMARRARGAESRAERLMPVEVALGAHSLSAAFAPRKRGGQIVLEARGLGHAYGERWLFRGVDLSVGRGERIGVIGPNGAGKSTLLRLLLGQEAPCEGVARAGEGIEPFLLDQEQSALDDAGTVLDAVQAMGALSATEARTLLACFLFRDQDVFKRIGDLSGGERVRAAIAGAVVSGANLLVLDEPTDRLDLHTRERLEDALDAHPGTLVVVSHDRYLLDRLTSRTLVVGGGRLEDYPGPFSEWAARRAPGAPDMPGTD
- a CDS encoding PDZ domain-containing protein, whose product is MTRSLRYTILCLWLGLVVCASFAGGRHIRRIADATIVSPSRFTALPAAAIGASDYRPSADDDSAIDPSETFRDVLRYVRTEYVDRVTDDGKLSAGAVKTMLMSLDDPRTRFLDPSQRERLEAQVNGKFTGIGAVLTVVKRKRNAIEQRRLAVVAPVPGGPADKAGLRAGDVITEIGGRWVIAYDPRLDLDQLRVRDMDEQSYRNAFKQATQRLTDGVTLPKALDTLATNAEKPLEITVERAGSEKPLKLTVLPAGVEVVPVEYRTLPRGGAYLRVTQFGDRATREFTQALSGGSPRALVVDLRDNVGGPVTGARAGVYGSALQLLSRLTPGGSVGAVVRKGDRKQAVTVETEGARHPKLAVLVNSGTANIAEWVAAALRDRGGAVIVGARTFGDATLQKLVPLGGGSAMTLTTGKLLTARGVDFAGTGIKPDRAVATGGPRADDPVVTQALGWLARA
- a CDS encoding S41 family peptidase, giving the protein MTKRSLMFPAVFALVAVPAILGFAGVDDRAHDLDRIGRRGQRAVMALFGLRRASAQEDAGPYAAYREALAVLKRDYYPTAIGEKKTRDLTYAAIEGMLNSLNDPFTSFLDPDEWLQMQQNTQGSFEGIGAVLEPIVRDVRVVRPIPDSPAFRAGLRSGDIILSVGTHNTTTGALIKTTPTLGKRIDEVVKLIKGPRGTKVTITVMRKGVNKPLSFVLTRAHIEPPTVRYWMEDTTNHIGHIVLSEFNEKSDQQFDSAVNNLLRQGMKALVFDLRYNPGGLLNVAVDIGSRFVDRGAVVIVQEKNGQQHKLMARSSQRRLKGIPLVVLVNENSASASEIVAGAIKDHGLGTLVGEHTFGKGLVQTLFPLGDRSALRLTTAKYFTPSGRDINNRYDDEHRTIFGTGGIKPDMVVEQSKDWVEQDFDDKAHDVQLKAALDLLRSRLASAQARAAR
- a CDS encoding Gfo/Idh/MocA family oxidoreductase, producing MSANTRLAFVGSGGMASAHLKAIAPIAEVDIVAFCDPAADKTEARIAELRSLRPDADPGRFTDVDEMLATTDPDAVYLLLPPFAHGRAERACLELGIPFFVEKPISKDLGFSREVAAEVERLGLITSAGYMNRYRAGIQAARGILESDPAVLAYGGWIGGSPNPKPGDTSIGSWWVQMDKSGGQIVEQCTHTFDVLRYLCGEAVEVFAYGARGFNVGLYNYSIDDASTVTLKMASGAVANLMSSCAANGGGGGVTLNVYAHDTTFLFTGWEHSVKILRHGHDPEEIAGEPDIFQVEDQAFIDAVRSGDGSVIRSTYPDATRTLELTLAANESIRTGAPVAVGPAA
- a CDS encoding alkaline phosphatase family protein translates to MPSKVALIGLDCATPELVFDRFLPDLPNLRRLVSSGVHGPLESTIPPITVPAWMCMMTGRDPGTLGIYGFRNRKDHSYNGLTIASSRMVREDAVWDALARRGLRSIMVGIPLTYPPRPVNGLMVSGFPMPGPDAEYTYPPGLRAEIRERFGEYIADVRQFRTDDKARLLDDIHAMTRQRFALARHLVTTHPWDFLAMVEMGPDRMHHGFWRYWDRDHPLHEPGNPLESALHDYYVALDAEIGRTLEVLPPDTLVLVVSDHGAKRMDGGVCLNEWLLREGYLALREPVSKLTPFSPDLVDWERTRAWGDGGYYGRVFLNVAGREPRGMVPAKGYEALRDELTRRLEALPGPDGQAIGTRVFRPEHVYRAVTNVAPDLIAYFGDLHWRSVGSLGHASVWTPDNDTGPDDANHAQQGIAVLWEGGGAGGGTRREGMSIYDVAPTILRAFGIEPPPGMGRNALASEAGPAGYTDEEEAEIARRLEDLGYL